From a region of the Paraburkholderia hospita genome:
- a CDS encoding formyltransferase — protein sequence MKPRAVVFAYHNVGVRCLQVLLARGVDVTLVVTHEDSPTENIWFGSVASVAAEHGIPVVTPADPKSPELRARVVEARPDFIFSFYYRHMLPVDLLAVAPRGAYNMHGSLLPKYRGRVPTNWAVLNGETETGATLHEMAAKPDAGAIIAQTPVPILPDDTAAQVFDKVTVAAEQTLWRALPALLKGEAPHLPNDLAHGSYFGGRKPEDGRIDFSQSGQQVYNLIRAVAPPYPGAFTDIDDAPDGARFIVARARLAPPGAPDGDLPPGIHVGDNGFFATCGDGRIIVIHELRHLRDGNERVVTPAEFTQLTQSSRNT from the coding sequence ATGAAGCCGCGCGCCGTCGTTTTCGCGTATCACAACGTCGGCGTGCGCTGTCTGCAGGTGCTGCTCGCGCGCGGCGTCGACGTCACACTCGTCGTCACGCACGAAGACAGCCCGACGGAAAACATCTGGTTCGGCAGCGTCGCGTCGGTGGCGGCCGAGCACGGCATTCCCGTCGTCACGCCCGCTGATCCGAAGAGCCCTGAATTGCGCGCGCGCGTCGTCGAGGCGCGGCCGGACTTCATCTTCTCGTTCTATTACCGGCACATGCTGCCCGTCGATCTGCTGGCCGTCGCGCCGCGCGGCGCGTACAACATGCACGGCTCGCTGCTGCCGAAATATCGTGGCCGCGTGCCGACCAACTGGGCCGTGCTCAACGGCGAAACCGAGACGGGCGCGACGCTGCACGAGATGGCCGCGAAGCCGGATGCCGGCGCGATCATTGCGCAGACGCCCGTGCCTATCCTGCCCGACGATACAGCCGCGCAGGTGTTCGACAAGGTAACCGTGGCCGCCGAGCAGACGCTGTGGCGCGCGCTGCCCGCGCTGCTCAAGGGCGAGGCGCCGCACCTGCCGAACGATCTCGCGCACGGCAGCTACTTCGGCGGACGCAAGCCGGAAGACGGGCGCATCGACTTCAGCCAGAGCGGCCAGCAGGTCTACAACCTGATTCGCGCCGTCGCGCCGCCGTATCCGGGAGCGTTTACTGACATCGACGACGCGCCGGACGGCGCGCGCTTTATCGTCGCGCGGGCGCGCCTGGCACCGCCCGGCGCGCCAGACGGGGATTTGCCGCCCGGCATCCACGTAGGCGATAATGGCTTTTTTGCGACATGCGGCGACGGCCGCATCATCGTGATCCACGAATTGCGGCATCTGCGCGACGGCAACGAGCGCGTCGTCACCCCCGCCGAATTCACCCAGCTCACTCAATCTTCCCGTAACACATGA
- a CDS encoding bifunctional UDP-4-keto-pentose/UDP-xylose synthase produces MKKVLILGVNGFIGHHLSKRILETTDWEVFGMDMQTERLGDLVNHERMHFFEGDITINKEWVEYHVKKCDVILPLVAIATPATYVKQPLRVFELDFEANLPIVRSAVKYGKHLVFPSTSEVYGMCSDEQFDPDESALTYGPINKPRWIYACSKQLMDRVIWGYGMEGLNFTLFRPFNWIGPGLDSIYTPKEGSSRVVTQFLGHIVRGENISLVDGGAQKRAFTDIDDGISALMKIIDNKDGIATGKIYNIGNPTNNFSVRELAHKMLALAAEFPEYAETAKKVQLVETSSGAYYGAGYQDVQNRVPKIDNTMQELSWAPHSTFDEALRKIFEAYRGHVAEARALVEQQ; encoded by the coding sequence ATGAAAAAAGTCCTGATTCTGGGTGTGAACGGCTTCATCGGCCATCACCTGTCCAAGCGCATTCTCGAAACGACCGATTGGGAAGTGTTCGGCATGGACATGCAGACCGAACGCCTCGGCGATCTCGTCAACCACGAGCGCATGCATTTCTTCGAAGGTGATATCACGATCAACAAGGAGTGGGTCGAGTATCACGTGAAGAAGTGCGACGTGATCCTGCCGCTGGTCGCGATCGCCACGCCCGCTACGTACGTGAAGCAGCCGCTGCGCGTGTTCGAACTGGACTTCGAGGCGAACCTGCCCATCGTCCGTTCGGCCGTGAAGTACGGCAAGCATCTCGTCTTCCCGTCCACGTCGGAAGTCTATGGCATGTGCTCCGACGAACAATTCGACCCGGACGAGTCCGCCCTCACCTACGGCCCGATCAACAAGCCGCGCTGGATCTACGCGTGCTCGAAGCAGCTGATGGACCGGGTGATCTGGGGCTACGGCATGGAAGGCCTGAACTTCACGCTGTTCCGTCCGTTCAACTGGATCGGCCCGGGCCTCGACTCGATCTACACGCCGAAGGAAGGTTCGTCGCGCGTGGTCACGCAGTTCCTCGGCCATATCGTGCGTGGCGAGAACATCAGCCTCGTTGACGGCGGCGCGCAGAAGCGCGCGTTCACGGATATCGACGACGGCATCAGCGCGCTGATGAAGATCATCGATAACAAGGACGGCATCGCGACGGGCAAGATCTATAACATCGGCAACCCGACGAACAACTTCTCGGTGCGCGAACTGGCGCACAAGATGCTTGCGCTCGCCGCCGAATTCCCCGAGTACGCGGAAACGGCAAAGAAGGTGCAACTGGTCGAGACGTCGTCGGGCGCTTACTACGGCGCGGGCTACCAGGACGTGCAGAACCGCGTGCCGAAGATCGACAACACGATGCAGGAACTCTCCTGGGCGCCGCATTCGACTTTCGACGAAGCGCTGCGCAAGATTTTCGAAGCGTACCGCGGCCATGTCGCCGAAGCACGCGCCCTCGTCGAACAACAGTAA
- a CDS encoding polysaccharide deacetylase family protein, giving the protein MALIVLKIDVDTLRGTREGVPNLARIFDRYKARATFLFSLGPDHTGWAMRRVLRPGFLKKVSRTSVVEHYGVKQLMYGVLLPGPDIGARARSEMRAIHEAGFECGIHTWDHVYWQDNVRSRPRDWTVAQMQKSHDRFAEIFGMPPVTHGAAGWQMNGHAFEQIDAWGMRYASDGRGHAPYFPVVGGRTLSHVQMPTTLPTLDEVLGIDGIDTHNVAAWMLKRTENNPHDQVFTLHAELEGQKLAPVFEQLLAGWRAQGHTFATMGDYHATLDRDTLPSYPVTWGEIPGRSGELIVQPD; this is encoded by the coding sequence TTGGCTCTGATCGTCCTGAAGATCGATGTCGATACGCTGCGCGGCACGCGTGAAGGCGTGCCGAATCTCGCGCGTATCTTCGACCGCTACAAGGCGCGCGCCACGTTCCTGTTCAGCCTCGGCCCGGACCACACCGGTTGGGCGATGCGGCGCGTGCTGCGGCCGGGCTTTCTGAAGAAGGTGTCGCGCACGTCGGTGGTCGAGCATTACGGCGTGAAGCAGTTGATGTACGGCGTGCTGCTGCCCGGCCCCGACATCGGCGCGCGCGCCCGCTCCGAAATGCGCGCGATCCACGAAGCCGGCTTCGAATGCGGCATTCACACGTGGGATCACGTGTACTGGCAGGACAACGTGCGTTCGCGTCCGCGCGACTGGACCGTCGCGCAGATGCAGAAGAGCCACGACCGCTTCGCCGAGATCTTCGGCATGCCGCCCGTCACGCACGGCGCGGCCGGCTGGCAGATGAACGGCCATGCGTTCGAGCAGATCGACGCGTGGGGCATGCGGTACGCGTCCGATGGACGCGGGCATGCGCCGTACTTCCCCGTGGTGGGCGGCCGCACGCTTTCGCATGTGCAGATGCCGACCACGCTGCCTACGCTGGACGAAGTGCTGGGCATCGACGGCATCGACACGCACAACGTCGCCGCGTGGATGTTGAAGCGCACGGAAAACAATCCGCACGATCAGGTGTTCACGCTGCACGCGGAACTCGAAGGCCAGAAGCTTGCGCCCGTGTTCGAGCAGCTGCTTGCCGGCTGGCGCGCGCAAGGTCACACATTTGCCACGATGGGCGATTATCACGCCACGCTAGACCGTGACACACTGCCGTCGTACCCTGTGACGTGGGGCGAGATTCCGGGCCGTTCCGGCGAACTGATCGTTCAGCCCGACTAG
- a CDS encoding peroxiredoxin, with protein MPIAVDQAVPDFTAPATGGDFTLSSLRGKKVVVYFYPKDNTPGCTTEGLQFRDLYPKFKKAGAEIIGVSRDSVRSHDNFKAKLELPFTLVSDPDETLCTLFGVMKLKKMYGKEVRGIERSTFVIDAEGVLRREWRGVKVPGHVDEILEAVQAL; from the coding sequence GTGCCCATCGCAGTCGATCAAGCCGTTCCCGATTTCACCGCCCCGGCTACGGGCGGCGACTTCACGCTGTCCAGCCTGCGCGGCAAGAAAGTCGTCGTGTATTTCTACCCGAAGGACAACACGCCCGGCTGCACGACGGAAGGACTGCAGTTCCGCGACCTGTATCCGAAGTTCAAGAAGGCGGGCGCGGAGATCATCGGTGTGTCGCGCGACAGCGTGCGCTCGCACGATAACTTCAAGGCCAAGCTGGAACTGCCGTTTACCTTGGTATCGGATCCGGACGAAACGCTGTGCACGCTCTTCGGCGTCATGAAATTGAAGAAAATGTATGGCAAAGAAGTACGGGGAATCGAGCGCTCCACGTTCGTCATCGATGCTGAAGGCGTGCTGCGCCGCGAATGGCGCGGCGTGAAAGTGCCAGGTCACGTCGACGAGATTCTGGAGGCTGTACAAGCGCTTTGA
- a CDS encoding PhoH family protein: protein MPLPTPPSKLGNLLPPDEYTAKPAKPGRKQAYEGEQAASAEYGRANVAAPMTHAANAATTLRPVHSAAEPVAEATPSRSRKSKQTAALLQPVPAAPAEVAVTAAPVVARGKGSAEAEAPAATSAKSTRTGTKKGTAKGAQVEVRKLFVLDTNVLMHDPTCLFRFEEHDVYLPMMTLEELDNHKKGMSEVARNARQVSRTLDSLVANAGDMSEGISLARLGSREALGRLYFQTKLTHIEPVEGLPQGKADNQILGVVRALQRDREDRQVVLVSKDINMRIKAHALGLPAEDYFNDQVLEDKDLLYSGIRQLAPDFWTKHAKDMESWQDTKTGTTYYRVTGPQCASILVNEFVYLEPQNGEPAFHAIVRELNGKTALLQTLRDYGHHKNNVWGITARNREQNFALNLLMNPEIDFVTLLGQAGTGKTLVALAAGLAQVLDDKRYNEIIVTRATVPVGEDIGFLPGTEEEKMQPWMGAFDDNLEVLQKTDDAAGEWGRAATQELIRSRLKIKSMNFMRGRTFVDKYLIIDEAQNLTPKQMKTLVTRAGPGTKIICLGNIAQIDTPYLTEGSSGLTYVVDRFKGWAHSGHVTLARGERSRLADYASDIL from the coding sequence ATGCCTTTGCCTACCCCACCCAGCAAGCTCGGCAATCTGTTGCCGCCTGATGAATACACGGCGAAGCCTGCAAAGCCTGGTCGAAAACAGGCGTATGAAGGGGAGCAAGCCGCATCGGCCGAATATGGCCGCGCCAACGTCGCCGCACCGATGACGCACGCCGCCAACGCGGCCACCACGCTGCGCCCCGTTCATAGCGCCGCCGAGCCCGTTGCCGAAGCCACACCGTCCCGCAGTCGCAAGTCGAAGCAGACCGCCGCGTTGCTGCAGCCCGTCCCCGCCGCGCCGGCCGAAGTCGCCGTGACGGCAGCGCCTGTCGTCGCGCGTGGCAAGGGTTCCGCCGAAGCGGAAGCGCCCGCCGCCACCAGCGCCAAGTCGACCCGCACCGGAACGAAGAAAGGCACGGCCAAGGGTGCGCAGGTGGAGGTTCGCAAGCTGTTCGTGCTCGACACCAACGTGCTGATGCACGATCCGACGTGCCTCTTCCGCTTCGAGGAACACGACGTCTATCTGCCCATGATGACGTTGGAAGAGCTCGACAATCACAAGAAGGGGATGTCGGAAGTCGCACGCAACGCACGTCAGGTGAGCCGCACGCTGGATTCGCTCGTCGCGAATGCAGGTGACATGTCGGAAGGCATTTCGCTCGCGCGTCTGGGCAGCCGCGAAGCGCTGGGACGCCTCTACTTCCAGACGAAGCTCACGCATATCGAGCCCGTCGAAGGCCTGCCGCAAGGCAAGGCGGATAACCAGATTCTCGGCGTCGTGCGCGCGTTGCAGCGCGATCGCGAGGACCGCCAGGTCGTGCTGGTGTCGAAAGACATCAACATGCGCATCAAGGCGCACGCGCTCGGCCTGCCCGCCGAAGACTACTTCAACGACCAGGTTCTCGAAGACAAGGACCTGCTCTACTCCGGCATCCGTCAGCTGGCGCCCGACTTCTGGACGAAGCACGCGAAGGACATGGAGAGCTGGCAGGACACCAAGACGGGAACCACGTACTACCGCGTGACGGGCCCGCAGTGCGCGTCGATACTGGTCAACGAGTTCGTCTATCTGGAGCCGCAGAACGGCGAGCCGGCGTTCCACGCGATCGTGCGCGAGCTGAACGGCAAGACGGCGCTGTTGCAGACGCTGCGCGACTACGGCCACCACAAGAACAACGTGTGGGGCATCACGGCGCGCAACCGCGAGCAGAACTTCGCGCTGAACCTGCTGATGAATCCGGAGATCGACTTCGTCACGCTGCTTGGCCAGGCGGGCACGGGCAAGACGCTGGTCGCACTGGCGGCTGGTCTCGCACAGGTGCTCGACGACAAGCGCTACAACGAGATCATCGTGACGCGCGCGACGGTTCCTGTCGGCGAAGACATCGGTTTTCTGCCCGGTACCGAAGAGGAAAAGATGCAGCCGTGGATGGGCGCATTCGACGACAACCTCGAAGTGCTGCAGAAAACGGATGACGCAGCGGGCGAATGGGGCCGCGCGGCGACGCAGGAACTGATCCGCTCGCGCCTGAAGATCAAGAGCATGAACTTCATGCGCGGCCGGACGTTCGTCGACAAGTATCTGATCATCGACGAGGCGCAAAACCTCACGCCGAAGCAGATGAAGACGCTCGTCACGCGCGCCGGTCCGGGTACCAAGATCATCTGCCTTGGCAATATTGCGCAGATCGATACGCCGTATCTGACAGAAGGTAGTTCGGGCCTCACGTACGTCGTCGATCGCTTCAAGGGCTGGGCGCACAGCGGGCATGTGACGCTGGCGCGCGGCGAGCGCTCGCGGCTGGCCGATTACGCGTCGGATATTCTCTAA
- a CDS encoding C40 family peptidase: MLRLALSLLLVALLAACSGAPQKTVRSSGGSYASSGGAYRTAPPGFPRFVDHSIGREEISIQAMSLVGVPYRWGGNTPDSGFDCSGLVHYVVQRAASVNLPRTTADMSSRGDSIEPDEIAPGDLIFFNTTGRPHSHVGIYVGKLRFVNAPSTGGTVRLDYLTNSYWAKRFDGIRRVAPALNKPTTTPFDAPSYEAATPVTPAPAVAAAEAAPKPVAPDVAGSAYGSSRGASGAYVAQSRAQPAPVANQSVAAPAATASASVDQFEPPPPGMSAAQMQARAAGAMSPTQVASPVASTPADATPSRVYGAAPTPASAPDAIDAAADAYEPPPPAAVAARQARQAQFSGENRESGGVQIMRASTASHPIPAPTQTNDDPIAGFAKY; this comes from the coding sequence ATGCTTCGCCTCGCCCTGTCACTGTTGCTCGTCGCCCTGCTCGCCGCCTGCTCAGGCGCGCCGCAGAAGACCGTGCGCAGCTCGGGCGGGTCGTATGCGTCATCGGGCGGCGCGTATCGCACTGCGCCACCGGGCTTTCCCCGTTTCGTCGATCACAGCATCGGGCGCGAGGAAATCTCCATTCAGGCCATGAGTCTCGTCGGCGTGCCCTATCGCTGGGGCGGCAATACGCCCGATAGCGGTTTTGATTGCAGCGGGCTCGTGCACTACGTCGTGCAGCGCGCGGCTTCCGTGAACCTGCCACGCACGACGGCCGATATGAGCTCGCGCGGCGATTCCATCGAACCCGACGAAATCGCGCCGGGCGATCTGATTTTCTTTAACACGACCGGGCGACCGCATTCGCATGTCGGGATTTATGTCGGCAAGCTGCGTTTCGTGAACGCACCGTCGACGGGCGGCACCGTGCGGCTCGACTATCTGACCAATTCCTACTGGGCGAAGCGCTTCGACGGCATCCGCCGGGTGGCGCCCGCGTTGAACAAGCCGACAACGACGCCGTTCGATGCACCGAGCTATGAGGCCGCGACGCCTGTCACTCCGGCACCCGCCGTTGCGGCGGCAGAAGCAGCGCCTAAACCGGTCGCACCCGACGTCGCCGGCAGCGCGTACGGTTCGTCCCGCGGCGCGTCCGGCGCTTACGTGGCGCAGAGTCGTGCCCAACCCGCGCCCGTGGCGAATCAAAGCGTCGCCGCACCAGCCGCCACGGCGTCAGCATCCGTCGATCAGTTCGAACCGCCGCCTCCCGGCATGAGCGCCGCTCAAATGCAGGCGCGTGCAGCGGGCGCCATGTCGCCGACGCAGGTCGCTTCACCCGTTGCCTCCACGCCCGCGGATGCCACGCCCTCACGCGTGTACGGCGCCGCGCCAACGCCCGCTTCCGCCCCCGATGCCATCGACGCCGCCGCCGATGCCTACGAACCACCGCCTCCCGCCGCCGTAGCGGCGCGTCAGGCCCGCCAGGCGCAGTTCTCCGGCGAGAACCGCGAATCGGGCGGCGTACAGATCATGCGTGCGTCGACGGCTTCGCACCCCATTCCCGCGCCGACGCAAACCAACGACGACCCGATCGCGGGCTTTGCCAAGTACTGA
- a CDS encoding SDR family NAD(P)-dependent oxidoreductase has protein sequence MDLGLKDKVVLITGGSKGIGLACARAFAMEGAKVAIVSRDPANLARAREQLSSEGLHVHLTRADLHEPHSAADVVEEATSAVGPIDILINSAGAARRYNPETLDAAAFKATMEAKYFPYIYPQQEVLRRMAERVKSGAAKEPGTIVNIIGMGGKIASDIHIAGGAANAALMLATVGLAHYYARYGIRINAINPGATLTERVEEALQLEASREGIETAEAQARGEARVPLGRFAKPEEIADVALFLASRRASYVTGAIVPMDGGSAPLI, from the coding sequence ATGGATCTCGGGCTCAAAGACAAAGTGGTTCTGATAACGGGCGGCAGCAAGGGCATCGGCCTCGCGTGCGCGCGGGCGTTCGCGATGGAAGGCGCAAAAGTCGCGATCGTGTCACGCGATCCCGCCAACCTCGCCCGCGCCCGCGAGCAGCTTTCGAGCGAAGGGCTGCACGTTCACCTGACACGCGCCGATCTGCACGAACCGCATAGCGCCGCCGATGTCGTCGAGGAAGCGACGAGCGCCGTCGGCCCGATCGACATCCTGATCAACAGCGCGGGCGCCGCGCGCCGCTACAACCCCGAAACGCTCGACGCCGCGGCGTTCAAGGCGACGATGGAAGCCAAATACTTCCCGTATATCTACCCGCAGCAAGAAGTGCTCAGGCGCATGGCCGAGCGCGTGAAGTCCGGCGCGGCGAAGGAGCCGGGGACGATCGTCAACATCATCGGCATGGGCGGCAAGATCGCGAGCGACATCCATATCGCGGGCGGCGCGGCCAACGCGGCGCTGATGCTCGCTACCGTCGGCCTCGCGCACTACTACGCGCGCTACGGCATCCGCATCAATGCGATCAATCCGGGCGCGACGCTGACGGAGCGTGTCGAAGAAGCCCTGCAACTGGAAGCGTCGCGCGAAGGGATCGAAACCGCCGAAGCGCAGGCGCGTGGCGAGGCACGCGTGCCGCTCGGACGTTTCGCGAAACCGGAGGAGATAGCAGACGTTGCGCTGTTTCTGGCGAGCCGCCGCGCGAGTTATGTGACGGGCGCGATCGTCCCGATGGATGGAGGCAGCGCGCCGCTGATCTGA
- a CDS encoding inorganic phosphate transporter codes for MHSIQLAIWTVATLVVVALVFDFMNGFHDAANSIATVVSTGVLKPQQAVAFAAAFNVIAYFIFHLKVAQTVGKGTIDPGIVDHYVVFGALVGAIGWNIVTWYYGIPSSSSHALIGGLVGSALAKSGWAALNWDGLLKTVTFIIVSPLLGFVLGSFFMLLVSWIYFRTPPSKVDRRFRRLQLVSAGLYSLGHGGNDAQKTIGIIWMLLIATGYASAAADAPPLWVIGGCYLSMGLGTLFGGWRIVRTMGQKITKLKPVGGFCAETGGAITLFIASFLGIPVSTTHTITGAIVGVGATRKLSAVRWGVAGNIVWAWVLTIPASAVLAAAGWWLGHRFL; via the coding sequence ATGCATTCGATACAACTCGCTATCTGGACGGTCGCGACGCTCGTGGTCGTCGCGCTCGTCTTCGACTTCATGAACGGCTTCCACGACGCAGCGAACTCGATCGCCACCGTCGTGTCGACGGGCGTGCTGAAGCCGCAACAGGCCGTTGCGTTTGCGGCGGCGTTCAACGTCATCGCCTATTTCATCTTTCACCTGAAAGTCGCGCAGACGGTCGGCAAGGGCACGATCGACCCCGGTATCGTCGATCACTACGTCGTGTTCGGCGCGCTGGTCGGCGCGATCGGCTGGAACATCGTCACCTGGTACTACGGCATTCCGTCCAGTTCGTCGCACGCGCTGATCGGCGGGCTGGTGGGCTCGGCGCTCGCCAAGTCCGGCTGGGCCGCGCTCAACTGGGACGGGCTGCTGAAAACAGTCACGTTCATCATCGTGTCGCCGCTGCTCGGTTTCGTGCTCGGCTCGTTCTTCATGCTGCTGGTGTCGTGGATCTACTTTCGCACGCCGCCAAGCAAGGTCGACCGGCGCTTCCGGCGTCTGCAACTGGTGTCGGCGGGACTGTACAGCCTTGGTCACGGCGGCAACGACGCGCAGAAGACCATTGGCATTATCTGGATGCTGCTGATTGCGACGGGGTACGCGTCGGCCGCAGCCGACGCGCCGCCGCTGTGGGTGATCGGCGGGTGTTATCTGTCGATGGGCCTCGGCACGCTGTTCGGCGGCTGGCGCATCGTGCGGACGATGGGGCAGAAGATCACGAAGCTCAAGCCCGTCGGCGGATTCTGCGCGGAGACGGGCGGCGCGATCACGCTGTTCATCGCGTCGTTCCTCGGCATTCCCGTATCCACCACGCATACGATCACGGGCGCGATCGTCGGCGTCGGCGCGACGCGGAAACTGTCGGCCGTGCGCTGGGGCGTCGCCGGCAATATCGTCTGGGCGTGGGTGCTGACGATTCCGGCGTCCGCCGTGCTCGCGGCGGCCGGCTGGTGGCTCGGCCATCGCTTCCTGTAA
- a CDS encoding DUF47 domain-containing protein, with protein sequence MFGRFMPTEGKFFEIFNAHAKHIVAGSHELELLIDNLGDAEIHKQNVQTAEKAADKLTHETIDLLHKTFITPLDRDEIHKLITTMDDILDLMEDVATAISLYDVRAVTSEASQLAHISTACCERVQAAVAMLSDMKQAREILKACEDIDRLESDADRVLRSAMSKLFREEDDVKTLIKLKAIYELLESITDKCEDVANIIEGIVLENA encoded by the coding sequence ATGTTCGGTCGATTCATGCCCACCGAGGGCAAATTTTTTGAAATCTTCAACGCTCACGCGAAGCACATTGTCGCGGGGAGCCACGAACTCGAACTGTTGATCGACAACCTCGGCGACGCCGAGATCCACAAGCAAAACGTGCAGACGGCCGAAAAAGCGGCCGACAAACTGACGCACGAAACCATCGATCTGCTGCACAAGACTTTCATCACGCCGCTCGACCGCGACGAAATCCACAAGTTGATCACCACGATGGACGACATCCTCGACCTGATGGAGGACGTCGCCACGGCCATTTCGCTGTACGACGTGCGGGCGGTGACGTCGGAAGCGAGCCAGCTCGCGCACATTTCGACCGCTTGCTGTGAGCGTGTGCAAGCGGCCGTCGCCATGCTGTCGGACATGAAGCAGGCGCGCGAGATCCTGAAGGCGTGCGAAGACATCGACCGTCTGGAATCGGACGCCGACCGCGTGCTGCGCTCGGCCATGTCGAAGCTGTTCCGCGAAGAGGACGACGTCAAGACGCTGATCAAGCTGAAGGCGATCTACGAGCTGCTCGAGTCGATCACCGACAAGTGTGAGGACGTGGCGAACATCATCGAAGGCATCGTGCTGGAAAACGCCTGA
- a CDS encoding replicative DNA helicase, whose protein sequence is MNAPSKDPQIESLKVPPHSIEAEQSVLGGLLLDNAAWDRIADFLSQSDFYRYDHRLIFEHIGRLIASTRPADVVTVYEALTTSGKAEEVGGLAYLNALAQNTPSAANIRRYAEIVRDRAVLRRLVSVADEISADAFNPQGKEVRQLLDEAESKVFSIAEDGARGTQGFLEIGPLLTQVVERIDTLYHTANPSDVTGTPTGFVDLDRMTSGMHGGELIIVAGRPSMGKTAFSMNIGEYVAVEYGLPVAVFSMEMPGTQLTMRMLGSVGRLDQHRMRTGRLTDEDWPKLTHAVQKMSEAQLFIDETGGLNPMELRSRARRLSRQCGKLGLIIIDYLQLMSGSSSGENRATEISEISRSLKSLAKELDVPVIALSQLNRGLEQRPNKRPIMSDLRESGAIEQDADVILFIYRDEVYNPDSPDKGTAEIIIGKQRNGPIGPVRLTFHGQFTKFDNFAGAQNFYGSE, encoded by the coding sequence ATGAACGCACCGTCGAAAGATCCGCAAATTGAGTCGCTGAAAGTCCCGCCCCATTCCATCGAGGCCGAGCAATCGGTGCTGGGCGGTCTGCTGCTCGACAACGCCGCATGGGACCGCATTGCCGACTTCCTCTCGCAAAGCGATTTTTACCGCTACGACCACCGCCTCATTTTCGAGCACATCGGCAGGCTGATCGCGTCGACGCGTCCCGCCGACGTCGTGACCGTCTATGAAGCGCTGACCACATCGGGCAAGGCCGAAGAGGTCGGCGGACTCGCGTATCTGAACGCGCTTGCGCAGAACACGCCGAGCGCGGCGAACATCCGGCGTTATGCGGAAATCGTGCGGGATCGTGCGGTGCTGCGCCGGCTGGTATCAGTCGCCGACGAAATTTCCGCCGATGCCTTCAATCCGCAGGGCAAGGAAGTTCGCCAACTGCTCGACGAAGCGGAATCGAAGGTGTTCTCGATCGCCGAAGACGGCGCGCGCGGCACGCAGGGCTTTCTCGAAATCGGGCCGCTGCTGACGCAGGTTGTCGAGCGCATCGATACGCTGTACCACACGGCCAATCCGAGCGACGTGACGGGCACGCCAACGGGCTTCGTCGACCTCGACCGGATGACCTCGGGCATGCACGGCGGCGAGCTGATCATCGTGGCGGGGCGCCCGTCGATGGGTAAAACAGCGTTCTCGATGAACATCGGCGAATACGTGGCCGTCGAATACGGTTTGCCAGTCGCCGTGTTCTCGATGGAAATGCCGGGCACGCAACTGACCATGCGTATGCTTGGCTCGGTCGGCCGGCTCGACCAGCACCGCATGCGGACTGGGCGCCTGACGGACGAAGACTGGCCGAAGCTCACGCATGCCGTCCAGAAAATGAGCGAGGCGCAGCTTTTCATCGACGAAACGGGCGGCCTGAACCCGATGGAACTGCGCTCGCGCGCGCGGCGTCTGTCGCGCCAGTGCGGCAAGCTCGGCCTCATCATCATCGACTACTTGCAGCTGATGAGCGGCTCGTCGTCGGGCGAAAATCGCGCGACGGAAATTTCGGAAATCTCGCGTTCGCTGAAAAGCCTCGCCAAAGAACTCGACGTGCCCGTGATCGCGCTGTCGCAGCTGAACCGCGGTCTCGAACAGCGCCCGAACAAGCGGCCGATCATGTCCGATCTGCGCGAATCGGGTGCAATCGAACAGGACGCGGACGTGATCCTGTTCATTTACCGCGACGAAGTCTACAACCCGGACAGCCCCGACAAGGGCACCGCCGAAATCATCATCGGCAAACAGCGTAACGGTCCGATCGGCCCAGTTCGGCTCACGTTCCACGGGCAATTCACGAAGTTCGACAATTTTGCGGGCGCGCAGAATTTCTACGGCAGCGAGTAG
- the rplI gene encoding 50S ribosomal protein L9, with the protein MQIILLEKVVNVGNLGDIVKVKDGYARNFLIPNKKARRATKEAIAEFEVRRAELEKVAAEKLTAAQAQGEKLSGLTVQIAQKAGVDGRLFGSVTNADIAEALGKQGFAVEKAQVRLPEGPLKIVGDHSVHVSLHTDVTVDVTVSVLGEHV; encoded by the coding sequence ATGCAAATCATTCTTCTCGAAAAAGTCGTGAACGTCGGCAACCTGGGCGACATCGTCAAGGTCAAGGACGGCTATGCACGTAACTTCCTGATCCCGAACAAGAAGGCACGCCGCGCAACGAAGGAAGCGATCGCTGAATTCGAAGTTCGCCGTGCAGAACTGGAAAAGGTCGCAGCTGAAAAGCTGACGGCTGCTCAGGCACAAGGCGAAAAGCTGTCGGGCCTGACGGTTCAGATCGCGCAGAAGGCTGGCGTCGACGGCCGTCTGTTCGGCTCGGTGACGAACGCCGACATCGCCGAAGCACTGGGCAAGCAAGGCTTCGCAGTTGAAAAGGCGCAAGTGCGTCTGCCGGAAGGCCCGCTGAAGATCGTTGGCGACCATTCGGTTCACGTCTCGCTGCACACGGACGTCACGGTTGACGTCACGGTGTCGGTGCTGGGCGAGCACGTCTAA